A part of Terriglobus roseus genomic DNA contains:
- a CDS encoding 2-hydroxyacid dehydrogenase, with translation MTRAKAFLIRPLPATVEAAIATHFDVVRAEGDRILSAAEVLEGARGCRVVFVSAMQPMGREVIAALQPELKAVGTVSVGYNHIDLEACREYGVSVFYSPGVLSDACADLAVMLVLNAARRGHEAEALVRSGKWPGYSNVQLLGIGLTGRRAGILGMGRIGQAIAARLRGFGTEIHYHNRRQLSAAEELGATYHASAEELLRVSDFLVLCAPGTPELHRFLNRERIAVLPENAVVVNVSRGDTVDDDALIEALKSGRVFAAGLDVYANEPALDPRYIELENVFLTPHIASATTDTRHAMGMLVLNGILAHDAGEAPENQLC, from the coding sequence ATGACACGCGCCAAAGCCTTCCTGATCCGACCTTTGCCTGCAACCGTTGAAGCCGCCATTGCGACACATTTCGATGTGGTTCGTGCGGAAGGGGATCGAATTCTTTCCGCGGCGGAAGTGCTGGAGGGGGCACGGGGTTGCCGGGTGGTATTCGTGTCGGCCATGCAGCCGATGGGGCGTGAGGTGATTGCGGCGTTGCAGCCGGAGCTGAAGGCTGTTGGCACGGTGTCTGTGGGCTACAACCACATCGACCTGGAGGCTTGCCGCGAGTATGGCGTGAGCGTCTTCTACTCGCCCGGGGTATTGTCCGATGCGTGCGCCGATCTGGCTGTGATGCTGGTGCTGAATGCCGCGCGTCGTGGGCATGAGGCTGAGGCGCTGGTGCGCAGTGGTAAGTGGCCGGGTTATAGCAACGTGCAGTTGCTGGGTATTGGATTGACTGGTCGTCGTGCGGGCATTCTTGGCATGGGCCGCATTGGACAGGCGATTGCGGCGCGTCTGCGTGGCTTTGGTACCGAGATCCACTATCACAACCGTCGTCAGCTCTCTGCCGCCGAGGAGCTTGGTGCGACTTACCATGCGTCCGCGGAAGAACTGCTGCGCGTGAGCGACTTCCTGGTGCTTTGCGCGCCGGGAACGCCGGAGCTGCACCGCTTCCTGAACCGTGAGCGTATTGCGGTGCTGCCCGAGAATGCTGTGGTGGTGAATGTGTCTCGTGGTGACACGGTGGATGATGATGCGTTGATTGAGGCGCTGAAGTCTGGTCGTGTATTCGCTGCGGGGCTAGACGTGTATGCGAATGAGCCTGCGCTCGATCCGCGGTATATCGAGTTGGAGAATGTCTTCCTGACACCGCATATTGCCAGCGCTACGACCGATACTCGTCATGCGATGGGAATGCTGGTGCTGAATGGCATTCTTGCGCATGACGCTGGGGAAGCGCCGGAAAATCAGCTCTGCTAG
- a CDS encoding response regulator transcription factor, which produces MMMAFSEYLAAVLDVPMIRMSENTLMTRQVVTDAGQSIPLLLIDDDRSLASLLMEYCIPAGFSIHSALSGEDGLLQTRQRCFSLIILDVSMPGIDGFEVLKRLREFTDTPILMLTTRDASVDRVRGLESGADDYLAKPFQPEELIARIKSILRRVHRKERSGQIVVGDLAMYEAERSLLLSGQRLDLTGAEYGLLRLLLLSSGEPLTREELIPIIFGREPNSFDRSIDNLVNNLRRKLGTHPDGSERIKSVRNVGYCYVQMSGESGT; this is translated from the coding sequence ATGATGATGGCCTTTTCCGAATATCTGGCGGCAGTTCTCGACGTTCCCATGATCAGGATGAGCGAAAATACGTTAATGACACGTCAAGTGGTAACGGATGCGGGACAATCGATCCCTCTGCTGCTGATTGACGATGATCGTTCTCTCGCGTCTCTGCTTATGGAGTACTGCATCCCAGCAGGCTTTTCTATTCATTCGGCACTGAGTGGCGAAGATGGACTCCTTCAAACACGTCAGAGATGCTTTTCTCTCATCATCCTCGACGTAAGCATGCCTGGCATCGACGGTTTCGAAGTGCTCAAGCGCTTACGCGAATTCACAGACACGCCGATTCTCATGCTGACTACGCGGGATGCGTCGGTAGATCGAGTACGTGGACTAGAGAGTGGCGCTGATGACTATCTAGCCAAGCCATTCCAGCCAGAAGAACTGATTGCCCGCATCAAGTCCATACTGCGACGCGTACACCGCAAAGAGAGGAGTGGTCAGATTGTGGTGGGCGACCTTGCGATGTATGAGGCAGAACGATCTCTCTTGTTATCCGGTCAGCGGCTTGACCTGACTGGAGCGGAATATGGCTTACTCCGTTTGTTGTTGCTTAGCTCAGGAGAACCTCTCACTCGTGAAGAATTGATTCCCATCATCTTTGGGCGTGAACCCAATAGCTTCGATCGTAGTATCGACAATCTAGTGAACAATCTTCGGCGAAAGCTTGGAACACATCCCGATGGTTCGGAGCGAATCAAGTCTGTTCGCAACGTAGGGTATTGTTACGTGCAGATGAGCGGCGAGAGTGGAACATGA
- a CDS encoding sensor histidine kinase: MKLFFRTMLITWAVMSLVALLALSLPSVFKPFGARAVPFHALEGCAERAVLQHQSGQPQLHEDGSACANGRLVAVDTAIKTDLAGHSLSADQIQMVRSAEQSGGFVVKFSPEGTDVALRIDSAPRPNVYLATIPSAEPHFLFRHLSTLSPIFIAGVLSLFVAAYVVRPLTGLNTATEKFGGGDLKVRVQAPLATRKDELGDLARTFNGMAGRIESLVVGYKDFLAHASHELGSPLTRLNIALALAQRKAGQDLEQELDRIRQESYRLNSLVHEMLLLARIESGNEVNKEATLFDVRTIIEEAHRDAMFEAEQHQKTVESTVVESFVVRGYPVLLQRAVDNVLRNAVRFARQRIAIEVSLSRVETLRKGLIVIRDDGPGIKAKQEEAIFEPFVTLSGSELTGISGGSGLGLAIARQAVLANGGFISAQSARDGGLVITIELPAES; this comes from the coding sequence ATGAAGTTGTTTTTTCGCACCATGCTCATCACCTGGGCCGTGATGTCATTGGTTGCGTTATTGGCATTATCCTTGCCGTCTGTCTTTAAGCCATTTGGAGCGCGGGCCGTTCCGTTCCACGCACTGGAAGGATGTGCTGAACGAGCAGTACTGCAACATCAGAGTGGTCAACCCCAACTTCACGAAGACGGTTCTGCTTGCGCGAATGGACGGCTGGTGGCAGTCGACACTGCGATCAAGACTGACCTTGCGGGACATTCTCTCTCCGCCGATCAAATACAGATGGTGCGGAGTGCGGAGCAGAGTGGTGGCTTCGTGGTGAAGTTTTCACCAGAGGGCACCGACGTGGCGCTTCGCATTGATTCTGCTCCACGGCCGAATGTTTATCTAGCAACGATTCCTTCCGCGGAGCCGCACTTTTTATTTCGTCATCTCAGCACATTGTCACCGATCTTCATCGCGGGCGTTCTCTCTCTGTTTGTAGCGGCTTATGTTGTGCGTCCACTTACCGGTTTAAATACTGCGACGGAAAAGTTCGGAGGCGGAGATCTGAAGGTGAGAGTGCAGGCCCCGCTTGCAACACGCAAGGATGAGTTGGGGGATTTGGCTCGTACGTTCAATGGGATGGCTGGACGCATTGAGTCTCTGGTTGTCGGATACAAAGATTTTTTGGCGCACGCATCGCATGAACTCGGTTCTCCTCTTACGCGCCTGAATATCGCGCTGGCATTGGCACAAAGGAAGGCTGGTCAAGATCTTGAACAGGAACTTGATCGCATTCGCCAGGAGTCGTATCGCCTCAATAGCCTGGTACACGAGATGTTGTTACTCGCGAGAATTGAGAGCGGGAATGAAGTAAATAAAGAAGCGACACTCTTCGATGTGCGAACAATTATTGAAGAAGCGCATCGTGACGCAATGTTCGAGGCCGAGCAACACCAAAAAACTGTTGAGAGTACAGTGGTCGAAAGCTTTGTGGTTCGTGGTTATCCTGTTCTTCTGCAACGAGCCGTAGACAACGTCCTTCGAAATGCAGTTCGATTTGCGCGGCAACGTATCGCAATCGAAGTCTCACTCTCACGAGTTGAAACGCTGCGCAAAGGGCTCATCGTTATTCGAGATGATGGACCTGGTATTAAAGCCAAACAAGAGGAAGCTATCTTCGAACCATTCGTAACATTGTCAGGATCCGAACTGACTGGCATAAGCGGAGGGTCGGGACTGGGACTCGCCATCGCACGACAGGCCGTCCTTGCGAATGGCGGTTTCATCTCCGCTCAGTCGGCACGCGACGGTGGCCTGGTGATTACGATTGAGTTGCCCGCGGAATCATAG
- a CDS encoding serine hydrolase domain-containing protein, with protein sequence MRFVSGVFLVACLAMCGQNVMAGADRVNGKSLLPQRVLAEAQARVDAKWYPTLVIAYVDGDRSEVETFGRLSNGAKPNGDTVYEIGSITKTFTAALLADEIRSGRVKTDTPVTALLPDYNVPARNGVSITLADLATQSSGLPYMPENMRSADAANPYADYDAAKLKAFLAGYVLKRNPGEAYEYSNLGFGLLGFALTQPQHYGEALRAKIFQPLGMTMTAVGLTDRMKAHLATGHNNHNREAENWRFDDALAGCGSIDSTGNDMLRYLKANMAIGGTSMSSSFQLAQQPLRDVNKTERIGMAWMTRASLPEDVIWHNGTTFGYASFIGFTADRKRGVVILTNIGGSVDDLGFAALSDAPLRTYKTVAVDRSILSSDEGVFKTADGGLIKIYRQDGQLYAQAKGEDGIPLFALSSEEFFTRIDGFHLIFPRNGDGHNDSIVLRQQGGVDRVAPRLEGAEAAAALSKF encoded by the coding sequence ATGAGGTTTGTGTCGGGAGTTTTCCTGGTGGCTTGTCTGGCCATGTGCGGACAGAATGTGATGGCTGGAGCCGATCGCGTTAATGGGAAATCGCTCTTACCGCAGAGAGTGCTTGCGGAGGCTCAGGCGCGCGTGGATGCCAAGTGGTATCCAACGCTGGTGATTGCGTATGTGGATGGCGATCGCAGTGAGGTGGAGACGTTTGGGAGGCTTTCCAATGGAGCGAAACCAAATGGAGACACGGTTTATGAAATTGGCTCGATCACTAAGACATTCACGGCTGCGTTGTTGGCCGATGAGATTCGGTCAGGACGTGTGAAGACTGATACTCCGGTTACGGCTTTGCTCCCGGATTACAACGTTCCTGCTCGTAATGGTGTCTCGATCACGTTGGCGGATCTTGCGACGCAGTCTTCTGGATTGCCTTATATGCCGGAGAATATGAGGTCTGCGGATGCGGCAAATCCTTATGCTGACTATGATGCGGCGAAGTTGAAGGCCTTTCTTGCTGGCTATGTGTTGAAACGCAATCCCGGCGAAGCTTATGAGTATTCGAACCTTGGGTTTGGGTTGTTGGGTTTCGCGTTAACGCAACCTCAGCACTATGGTGAGGCTTTGCGAGCGAAGATTTTTCAGCCGCTTGGAATGACGATGACCGCGGTTGGACTGACCGATAGGATGAAGGCGCATCTGGCGACGGGGCATAACAATCACAACAGGGAAGCAGAGAATTGGCGGTTTGATGATGCTCTTGCGGGATGCGGGAGCATTGATAGTACGGGCAACGATATGCTGCGCTATCTGAAGGCAAACATGGCGATTGGTGGGACTTCGATGTCGTCTTCTTTTCAGTTAGCGCAGCAGCCTCTTCGCGATGTGAATAAGACAGAGCGCATTGGTATGGCTTGGATGACGCGTGCGTCGCTGCCTGAGGATGTTATCTGGCACAACGGAACGACCTTTGGTTATGCGAGCTTTATCGGGTTTACGGCTGATAGGAAACGCGGCGTCGTCATTCTGACGAATATCGGTGGGAGTGTTGACGATCTTGGTTTTGCAGCCTTATCGGATGCGCCGCTGCGTACTTACAAAACGGTGGCGGTGGATCGATCGATTCTTAGTAGCGATGAGGGAGTGTTTAAGACTGCAGATGGTGGGTTGATCAAAATCTATCGTCAGGATGGGCAGCTCTATGCCCAGGCTAAGGGAGAAGATGGGATTCCGCTGTTCGCGCTGTCATCAGAAGAATTCTTCACGCGGATTGATGGATTTCATTTGATCTTTCCTCGCAATGGCGATGGGCACAATGACAGCATTGTTCTTCGGCAGCAGGGTGGGGTTGACCGTGTTGCTCCCAGGCTTGAGGGTGCGGAGGCTGCTGCTGCGCTTTCCAAGTTTTAG
- a CDS encoding HAD-IA family hydrolase, producing MDQSVTIWCKAILFDMDGTLVDSTAVVEQGWAKWASRHGLHLESILKFSHGRPGSATMEHFRPGHDHAADVAELAVHEETTLEGIVAIPGALEFVKAIQGHPWAIVTSAWRTLATIRVNAAGLPMPEVLVPVDEISKGKPNPEGFLKAAEILGVQPKDCLVFEDTRPGIDAALSAGMQVVGLLTTMPAEQLQHDLLVQDFRAVSVTPQGDQLAVSLALANKA from the coding sequence ATGGATCAGTCCGTAACCATTTGGTGCAAAGCCATCTTGTTTGACATGGATGGCACACTTGTCGACTCAACTGCAGTTGTCGAACAAGGCTGGGCCAAATGGGCTTCACGTCATGGACTTCACCTCGAGTCCATCCTCAAGTTCTCGCACGGACGTCCCGGATCGGCAACGATGGAGCACTTCCGCCCCGGACACGATCACGCCGCAGACGTCGCAGAACTCGCAGTGCATGAAGAAACCACTCTGGAAGGCATCGTCGCCATTCCCGGAGCCCTCGAATTTGTAAAAGCAATACAAGGCCATCCATGGGCGATCGTCACATCAGCTTGGAGAACGTTAGCCACCATCCGCGTAAACGCTGCCGGACTACCGATGCCAGAAGTCCTCGTTCCAGTGGATGAGATCAGCAAGGGCAAACCAAATCCAGAAGGCTTCTTAAAAGCCGCAGAAATACTGGGCGTTCAACCCAAAGACTGCCTCGTCTTCGAGGACACACGCCCCGGCATCGACGCAGCACTCAGCGCAGGCATGCAGGTAGTAGGACTACTAACCACCATGCCAGCAGAGCAACTGCAACACGATCTATTAGTGCAAGACTTCCGTGCAGTATCAGTCACTCCGCAAGGCGACCAACTCGCAGTTTCACTCGCGCTCGCGAATAAAGCATAA
- a CDS encoding VOC family protein produces MPDESMASANVRQAVPFFSVINMETSLRFYVDGLGFIMKRWWIPDSHQDGDKPNGKIRWCWLELGEAAIMLQEYIPERKPKEPLGSGINICFQCEDALALYREFKSRGLQTRNRPFVGNRLWVVPVIDPDGYRMEFSSPTDAPEESELEESLSH; encoded by the coding sequence ATGCCAGACGAATCCATGGCAAGCGCGAACGTAAGACAAGCAGTCCCGTTCTTCAGCGTGATCAACATGGAAACGTCGCTGCGCTTCTATGTAGACGGCCTCGGTTTCATCATGAAGCGCTGGTGGATTCCAGATAGCCATCAAGATGGAGACAAGCCCAACGGCAAGATTCGCTGGTGTTGGCTTGAGCTTGGCGAGGCCGCGATCATGTTGCAGGAGTACATCCCGGAACGCAAACCGAAAGAGCCGCTGGGATCAGGAATCAACATCTGCTTTCAATGCGAAGACGCGCTAGCGCTCTATCGCGAATTCAAATCACGCGGCCTACAAACCCGCAATCGTCCCTTCGTAGGAAACCGCTTATGGGTAGTCCCAGTCATCGATCCTGACGGCTACCGCATGGAATTTTCAAGCCCCACAGACGCACCCGAAGAGAGCGAACTCGAAGAGTCGCTCTCTCATTGA
- a CDS encoding cupin domain-containing protein: protein MTQLHAVGLEVNPAEETIFVGPLGIRFLLTGENSSGSVATFEMTVPPTEGLPAPPHSHNGYEETAYGLSGVLTVTVEGKIFEIGPGQAACVPRGAVHSFRNNTTDDAKVLCIITPAAIGPEYFREIAAVLKAAAGGPPDRAKMVEIMHRHGLKPAIPPA, encoded by the coding sequence ATGACTCAACTTCACGCTGTCGGCCTCGAAGTTAACCCTGCAGAGGAAACCATCTTCGTCGGCCCGCTTGGTATTCGCTTTCTTCTCACGGGAGAAAACTCATCGGGCAGCGTTGCCACTTTTGAGATGACCGTCCCGCCCACCGAGGGACTCCCTGCGCCACCCCATAGCCACAACGGCTACGAGGAGACGGCCTACGGCCTGTCCGGTGTGCTGACCGTGACGGTCGAAGGGAAAATATTTGAGATAGGTCCGGGGCAAGCGGCCTGTGTTCCTCGCGGAGCCGTGCATAGCTTCCGCAACAACACCACGGACGACGCAAAGGTGCTTTGCATCATCACACCTGCGGCCATTGGGCCGGAGTACTTCCGCGAGATAGCAGCTGTACTCAAGGCCGCAGCCGGAGGGCCGCCTGACCGCGCAAAGATGGTTGAAATCATGCACCGTCATGGACTGAAACCGGCCATACCTCCCGCTTAG
- a CDS encoding MarR family winged helix-turn-helix transcriptional regulator: MAVSLKKSPLKPGEVLIGALLRVPTEAIFRRIVRELNEAGFEGLALPHIAVMRYPGPDGERPGVLAERAGISKQAMNRLLGSLEELGYLKRMDASNSGSARIVRFTRRGHAAWARIVESMREIECEWSAELGEKDFAQLKKLLVRVRESPLVR, encoded by the coding sequence ATGGCCGTTTCACTGAAAAAATCCCCCCTCAAACCCGGTGAAGTCCTGATTGGCGCGTTGCTGCGCGTTCCCACTGAGGCAATCTTTAGGCGCATCGTGCGGGAACTGAACGAGGCGGGCTTTGAAGGGCTTGCCCTTCCTCACATCGCGGTGATGCGGTATCCCGGGCCGGATGGCGAGCGCCCGGGCGTTCTGGCTGAACGCGCTGGCATCAGTAAGCAGGCTATGAACCGGTTGCTGGGCAGCCTGGAAGAGCTTGGGTATCTGAAGCGGATGGACGCATCAAACAGTGGCTCCGCGCGAATTGTGCGCTTTACCCGGCGCGGCCATGCGGCATGGGCCAGGATCGTTGAGAGCATGCGCGAGATCGAGTGCGAATGGAGCGCGGAGCTTGGGGAAAAGGACTTTGCTCAATTGAAGAAACTGCTGGTCCGTGTCAGGGAAAGCCCGCTGGTCCGATAA
- a CDS encoding TonB-dependent receptor, giving the protein MKLNLFALLTAVTPALALSAAGAQSKCTPLNGVVHDSTAAIIPGASVQIDDTAPVTGDAAGRFHIACAPEGRHTLQVKFSGFAPLMMPVSLPRASELSITLQPEEVQTTVDVADTDDENPAAVNSATATGPSTTISGKRLQSLADDPDDLLRQLQQMAAAAGGAPGNTTISVDGFVSGDNNSTIPPKSSIAYIKVNPDLFSAEYRNPPFGGGQVQIYTKPGQPSYHGALFATNSSAWMNARDPFSVSRAALGKQRYGFELTGPIRKKGSDFVLNLEHRTVNNFAAINAINVDASGNQTPVLANVPTTQSRWIGMAKVDWQLNDKNTFIVSFNAWHNDQQNMGAGGTTLPENAYANKQYDHELHITNVTVVSPKIMHEARLGFEFDGRDQIPNSLAPQIQVAGAFTGGGSTNGAFRDHEVDVEFDDDAIINLDKHLLKFGIQSELLRERFLYTTNFNGTWLFGGGTAPVLDANHNPTGQTETITGVQQYVRGLNGWAGGSPTQFSNIAGNPTINLSQYRIALFFQDDWKVAPRLHFAWGLRYYTQSKPMVHNNFNPRFGLSWAPDKDSKWTLHAHAGMFSGRFSAHSWAQLLDNDGVQRTTSLIYSPTCSGVFNPNTCNPFTGATPLQSIRNVEPHLPNLFFSIQNLGFSHTMGKNWSISADYYIAQLWHYTRSQNINSPLNGQPLGPRPLQQNVNILQWQSNGRGYGNVIFMGLSNQSLKYIQFSSGAVRVNVIDNTNDSPFYTPQRTGSNVGEFARRSGNALWEVFGNATAKLPYAMQLSANLNAQGDTPFNLTTGFDNNGDGNFNDRPFIAPTGTPNCTATIASNCAYQTQYGLLSTSGTGATIGRDAGNQPWTLYLDTNLQRTFKLTHNAKAEHPQSLTANIRSSNVLNHLNVTNVGSVVGSPTFGKATQGDNGRRIEGGLRYSF; this is encoded by the coding sequence GTGAAACTGAATCTGTTCGCCCTGCTTACGGCGGTAACACCTGCGCTTGCACTCTCTGCGGCTGGCGCGCAGTCCAAATGCACTCCGCTCAACGGTGTGGTGCATGACTCCACTGCCGCAATCATCCCCGGCGCATCGGTGCAGATCGACGACACCGCCCCCGTCACCGGCGACGCCGCAGGCCGCTTTCATATCGCCTGTGCGCCTGAAGGTCGCCACACCCTGCAGGTCAAGTTCAGCGGCTTCGCACCCTTGATGATGCCCGTCTCGCTCCCCCGCGCCAGCGAACTCTCCATCACCCTGCAGCCCGAAGAAGTTCAAACCACGGTCGACGTAGCAGACACCGACGACGAAAATCCCGCCGCAGTCAATTCCGCCACAGCCACCGGCCCCTCCACGACCATCTCCGGCAAGCGCCTCCAATCGCTGGCAGACGATCCCGACGATCTCCTGCGCCAACTCCAGCAGATGGCTGCAGCCGCAGGCGGCGCACCCGGCAACACCACCATCTCTGTTGATGGCTTCGTCAGTGGCGACAACAATTCGACGATCCCACCGAAATCCTCCATCGCGTACATCAAGGTCAACCCCGACCTCTTTTCCGCCGAATATCGCAACCCACCCTTCGGCGGCGGACAGGTCCAGATCTACACCAAGCCCGGCCAGCCCTCGTATCACGGCGCTCTCTTCGCCACCAATTCCAGCGCGTGGATGAACGCGCGCGATCCCTTCTCCGTTAGCCGGGCCGCTCTCGGCAAACAGCGCTACGGTTTTGAACTCACCGGCCCCATCCGCAAAAAAGGTTCGGACTTCGTTCTCAATCTTGAACACCGCACCGTCAACAACTTCGCCGCCATCAACGCCATCAACGTCGACGCCTCTGGCAACCAGACGCCCGTCCTCGCCAACGTGCCCACCACGCAAAGCCGTTGGATCGGCATGGCGAAAGTCGACTGGCAACTCAACGACAAGAACACTTTCATCGTCAGCTTCAACGCATGGCATAACGACCAGCAGAACATGGGCGCAGGCGGCACCACGCTTCCTGAAAACGCCTACGCCAACAAGCAGTACGATCACGAACTCCACATCACCAACGTGACCGTCGTCTCGCCCAAGATCATGCATGAAGCGCGCCTCGGCTTCGAGTTCGACGGTCGCGACCAGATCCCCAACTCTCTCGCTCCGCAGATTCAGGTCGCTGGCGCATTCACCGGCGGTGGCAGCACCAACGGCGCATTCCGCGACCACGAAGTCGACGTCGAATTCGATGACGACGCCATCATCAATCTCGACAAGCATCTCCTCAAATTCGGCATCCAGTCTGAGCTGCTGCGCGAACGCTTCCTTTACACCACCAACTTCAACGGCACATGGCTCTTCGGTGGTGGCACTGCGCCGGTCCTCGACGCGAACCACAATCCCACCGGCCAAACGGAAACGATCACCGGCGTCCAACAATACGTGCGCGGACTCAACGGCTGGGCCGGTGGCTCGCCCACACAGTTCTCCAACATCGCTGGCAATCCCACCATCAACCTGTCGCAGTACCGCATCGCCCTCTTCTTCCAGGACGATTGGAAGGTTGCGCCACGCCTCCACTTCGCATGGGGCCTGCGTTATTACACGCAGAGCAAGCCCATGGTGCATAACAACTTCAATCCGCGCTTCGGCCTCTCATGGGCACCAGACAAAGACTCTAAGTGGACACTGCATGCTCACGCAGGCATGTTCTCCGGACGCTTCTCCGCACATAGCTGGGCACAGTTGCTGGACAACGATGGTGTACAGCGCACCACCAGCCTCATCTATTCGCCCACATGCAGCGGCGTTTTCAATCCCAACACCTGCAACCCATTCACAGGAGCCACACCACTCCAGTCCATCCGCAACGTGGAACCGCACCTGCCCAACCTGTTCTTCAGCATTCAGAACCTGGGCTTCAGCCACACCATGGGCAAAAACTGGAGCATCTCTGCGGACTACTACATCGCGCAACTGTGGCATTACACGCGTTCGCAGAACATCAACTCGCCGCTCAACGGCCAGCCGCTCGGCCCACGTCCTCTGCAGCAGAACGTCAACATCCTTCAGTGGCAATCGAACGGTCGCGGTTACGGCAACGTTATCTTCATGGGCCTGTCCAATCAAAGCCTGAAGTACATTCAGTTCTCTTCCGGCGCTGTGCGTGTGAACGTCATTGACAACACCAACGACAGTCCCTTCTACACACCGCAGCGCACCGGCTCAAACGTCGGCGAATTCGCACGCCGCTCCGGCAACGCTCTCTGGGAAGTCTTCGGCAACGCCACCGCGAAACTGCCCTACGCCATGCAGCTCAGCGCCAACCTCAACGCACAGGGCGACACGCCGTTCAACCTCACCACCGGCTTTGATAACAACGGCGACGGCAACTTCAACGACCGTCCCTTCATCGCCCCCACCGGCACGCCCAACTGCACCGCCACCATCGCATCCAACTGCGCCTATCAGACGCAGTACGGCCTGCTCTCTACCTCAGGCACAGGCGCCACCATCGGTCGCGACGCAGGCAACCAGCCCTGGACCCTCTATCTGGACACCAACCTGCAACGCACCTTCAAGCTGACGCACAACGCGAAGGCAGAACACCCGCAATCGCTAACAGCAAACATCCGCAGCTCCAACGTACTCAACCACCTCAACGTAACCAACGTAGGCAGCGTAGTAGGCTCACCCACCTTCGGCAAAGCCACCCAGGGCGACAACGGCCGACGCATAGAAGGCGGCCTCCGCTACAGCTTCTAA
- a CDS encoding spinster family MFS transporter, whose protein sequence is MTEETKANAKAATVALVLLTSLNLVNYIDRYILPGVQEMIKSEFHVSDERIGALTTYFFLTYIIAAPLTGWLGDHFPRKPLIVIGALLWSSVNLFTAMVHNFDGLLFRHAALGIGEASFGIYGPALLSDYYPPSQRNRALTIFNVAIPVGAALGYSFGGWVGQNHGWRSAFYISAVPGVLIAFVILFFLREPERGESDTRGEKKKSAAVFDLLKNPAYLTATMGYAMTTFTIGGISAWIPSFLQREAGMSATSAGFSVGAITAVTGILGTAIGGWWAQRWLKTDHRALYWVCAIGPALCIPFALFCFFGPKQFMLPSLAIAELALFLGSGPVNAAIVNSVSARVRSTALAGQLFLIHLFGDVPSPRIIGFVSDHTNLHIGLGVSVIALVASSLLQWCGARFAPRDTSATSAVPQHS, encoded by the coding sequence ATGACCGAAGAGACCAAAGCCAACGCTAAAGCCGCCACCGTCGCGTTGGTGCTGCTCACCTCGCTCAACCTGGTCAACTACATTGATCGCTACATCCTGCCCGGCGTGCAGGAGATGATCAAGTCAGAGTTCCACGTCTCCGACGAGCGCATAGGCGCGCTCACCACATACTTCTTCCTCACCTACATCATTGCGGCGCCGCTCACCGGCTGGCTCGGCGACCACTTCCCCCGCAAGCCCCTCATCGTCATTGGCGCTCTGCTCTGGAGCAGCGTCAATCTCTTCACTGCCATGGTGCATAACTTCGACGGACTGCTCTTCCGTCACGCCGCACTTGGCATCGGCGAAGCCAGCTTCGGCATCTACGGCCCCGCGCTCCTCAGCGACTACTACCCACCCTCGCAACGTAACCGCGCCCTCACCATCTTCAACGTCGCCATCCCCGTCGGCGCGGCGCTCGGCTACAGCTTCGGTGGATGGGTCGGCCAAAATCACGGCTGGCGCTCAGCGTTTTATATCTCCGCCGTCCCCGGCGTACTCATCGCGTTTGTCATCCTCTTCTTCCTGCGTGAACCTGAACGCGGCGAATCCGATACCCGCGGCGAAAAGAAAAAGTCCGCCGCAGTCTTCGATCTGCTCAAGAACCCCGCCTACCTCACCGCAACCATGGGCTACGCGATGACCACCTTCACCATCGGCGGCATCAGCGCATGGATCCCCAGCTTCCTGCAACGCGAAGCAGGCATGTCCGCCACGTCCGCAGGCTTCTCGGTAGGTGCCATCACCGCAGTCACAGGAATCCTCGGCACAGCTATCGGTGGATGGTGGGCGCAACGATGGCTCAAGACCGATCACCGCGCTCTCTATTGGGTCTGTGCCATCGGTCCAGCGTTATGCATCCCGTTTGCATTGTTCTGCTTCTTCGGACCGAAGCAATTCATGCTGCCATCATTAGCCATCGCAGAGCTGGCACTCTTCCTCGGCAGCGGCCCGGTCAACGCAGCCATCGTCAACTCAGTCAGCGCACGCGTCCGTTCCACCGCGCTCGCAGGCCAACTCTTCCTCATCCACCTCTTTGGCGACGTCCCATCGCCACGTATCATCGGCTTCGTCAGCGACCACACAAACCTGCACATCGGCCTCGGTGTCTCCGTCATTGCGCTGGTCGCATCCTCACTCCTGCAATGGTGTGGAGCGCGCTTCGCTCCTCGCGATACGTCCGCGACATCCGCCGTCCCGCAACATTCTTAA